GGCCTACCTATCTATGGTTGAACGTGGATCTCGTCCGGTTTCGGAAGAACTCGCCGAGACTGCGCTCAAGGTCTATGCTCTTCCACCGACGGCACGCCCCATGGGGCATGGGAAGTTGCTCGGAGGAGGGGGCTTTCAGAGCGCTCTGGGAGAACTGGGCTACCCAGGCTTTGCTTACCTGAGGGGAGGTTTGCAGCTTAATCCAGCAGAGCTGCTTTTTCTTGCTCTCGATACCGAGGAGCTGGATGCGCGCGTGACAGAAGCATTGCCCTGGATTCCGTTTCAGTTCCCAGAGATGGACTGGGAGTGGTTGATAGTGGAGGTGAAGCTTCGAGACCGGCAGAATCGCATGGCGTTTGTGGTCCAACTGGCAGGTGCGGTAGCGGAGGCAGAAGGCGATTCTTCCCGCGCCGGAAGTCTTGGCTCGAAGGTCTCAAAATTGGAGCGTTCACGGCTCGCCATGGAGGATACGCTCTGCAAGGCATCGCTATCTGAGGCCGAGCGCCGCTGGCTTCGATCTCATCGTACAAAGACTGCAGCGCATTGGAATCTGCTTACCGATCTGAAAGTGGAGGATCTCAAGCATGTCTACGAAAACACATCCTCCTGAACCCTGGCACTCCTTTTTCCATGATCTGGATGATGCTGCAGATACTGTGGTGCGGCTGGATTGCATCGGCGGCTTTGTTGTGACGCAGATGTATGGCCTGGAGCGATCAACGGCCGATATTGATGTGATCGAAATTGCGCCTCGAACCGCTTCCGATCGTCTTATGGACCTGGCCCTGCAAGGTCGCCCGCTGCATAAGAAGCATCGTATCTATCTCGACCGAGTGGCAGTGGCGTCGATTCCGGAGAATTATGAAGATCGCCTGGTTGAGATGTTCCCTGGAGCATATCGCTATCTC
This genomic window from Terriglobus albidus contains:
- a CDS encoding helix-turn-helix domain-containing protein, whose protein sequence is MSEGNITNIVIIQKMTGEELKIARSAHHWTQVEAAKHLGVTQAYLSMVERGSRPVSEELAETALKVYALPPTARPMGHGKLLGGGGFQSALGELGYPGFAYLRGGLQLNPAELLFLALDTEELDARVTEALPWIPFQFPEMDWEWLIVEVKLRDRQNRMAFVVQLAGAVAEAEGDSSRAGSLGSKVSKLERSRLAMEDTLCKASLSEAERRWLRSHRTKTAAHWNLLTDLKVEDLKHVYENTSS
- a CDS encoding DUF6036 family nucleotidyltransferase, with product MSTKTHPPEPWHSFFHDLDDAADTVVRLDCIGGFVVTQMYGLERSTADIDVIEIAPRTASDRLMDLALQGRPLHKKHRIYLDRVAVASIPENYEDRLVEMFPGAYRYLRLMALDPYDIALSKLERNNQKDRDDVRFLAHSIPLDLSVLEERYKAELRWQLGRPDREDLTMRLWLEMLHE